A genome region from Aliivibrio salmonicida LFI1238 includes the following:
- the mpl gene encoding UDP-N-acetylmuramate:L-alanyl-gamma-D-glutamyl-meso-diaminopimelate ligase: MHIHILGICGTFMGGAATLARQLGHKVTGSDANVYPPMSTLLESQGIEIIEGFDPSQLDPAPDLVVIGNAMSRGNPCVEYVLDKNLKYTSGPQWLQEFLLQDRWVLAVAGTHGKTTTSSMLAWVLEECGYKPGFLVGGVLGNFGESARLGESMFFVVEADEYDSAFFDKRSKFVHYRPRTLVLNNLEFDHADIFDDLAAIQRQFHHLIRTVPSSGRIFAPKQDKPLAEVLEQGCWSEIEFTGEEGEWKASKLKKDGSQFDVYFNDENVGQVNWNLVGDHNVSNALMVVASARHVGVTPDLACEALGSFINTKRRLEFKGEVNGVTVYDDFAHHPTAIDLTLSGLRNKVGDNKIIAVLEPRSSTMKLGVHKDTLAGSLHAADSVYLFQPDNISWSVDDVAKQCVQPAYTHHEINAFVDMIVAEAKEGDQILVMSNGGFEGIHGKLLSALEQKAI; the protein is encoded by the coding sequence ATGCATATTCATATCCTTGGCATCTGTGGCACCTTCATGGGAGGAGCCGCGACTTTAGCTCGTCAACTTGGACATAAGGTTACAGGTAGTGATGCGAACGTTTACCCTCCAATGAGTACGTTATTAGAATCTCAGGGTATTGAGATCATTGAAGGCTTTGATCCTAGTCAGTTAGATCCTGCGCCAGACCTTGTTGTCATTGGGAATGCGATGAGTCGTGGTAACCCATGTGTGGAGTATGTTTTAGATAAAAATTTAAAATACACTTCAGGACCTCAATGGTTGCAAGAGTTCCTATTACAAGATCGCTGGGTACTGGCTGTTGCAGGAACTCATGGTAAGACGACGACATCAAGCATGCTAGCCTGGGTCTTAGAAGAGTGTGGATATAAACCTGGTTTTCTCGTCGGTGGTGTACTTGGTAACTTTGGGGAATCGGCACGATTAGGTGAAAGCATGTTTTTTGTGGTTGAAGCCGATGAATATGACAGTGCTTTTTTTGACAAGCGTTCTAAGTTTGTTCATTACCGTCCACGAACGTTAGTATTAAATAATCTGGAATTTGATCATGCTGATATTTTTGATGATCTTGCTGCAATTCAACGTCAGTTCCATCATCTTATAAGAACGGTGCCTAGTAGTGGTCGTATTTTTGCCCCTAAACAAGATAAACCCTTAGCTGAAGTACTAGAGCAAGGATGTTGGAGTGAGATTGAATTTACGGGTGAAGAAGGAGAATGGAAAGCGAGTAAACTTAAGAAAGACGGCAGCCAATTTGACGTTTATTTCAATGATGAAAATGTTGGGCAGGTAAACTGGAATTTAGTCGGTGATCATAATGTAAGTAATGCTCTGATGGTCGTAGCTTCGGCTCGCCATGTAGGCGTTACCCCAGATTTAGCTTGTGAAGCATTGGGCTCCTTTATCAATACTAAGCGTCGATTAGAGTTTAAAGGTGAGGTTAATGGGGTCACGGTATATGACGATTTTGCTCATCACCCTACTGCAATTGATCTAACGTTAAGCGGTTTACGTAATAAAGTGGGTGATAATAAAATTATCGCAGTATTAGAACCTCGCTCTAGTACGATGAAACTAGGGGTTCATAAAGACACCTTAGCCGGTTCGCTTCATGCCGCAGATTCGGTGTATCTTTTCCAGCCTGATAATATTTCTTGGTCCGTTGATGATGTCGCTAAGCAATGTGTTCAACCCGCCTATACTCATCATGAGATTAACGCTTTTGTTGATATGATTGTGGCTGAAGCAAAAGAAGGTGATCAAATTCTAGTCATGAGTAATGGTGGCTTTGAAGGCATTCACGGTAAATTACTATCAGCATTAGAGCAAAAGGCTATTTAG
- a CDS encoding universal stress protein has translation MYKQILVPVDLNDKGFADKAVEMAVWHAKHSNAELHLLNVLPGIHMSMVSTYFPKGAAKQMKEDVSKQLNEFAAKFVDDDVVYRVHVAEGKPYVTILDYAERLGADLIVMPSHKRSKIDKVMLGSVASKVVENSPINVMVVKPQG, from the coding sequence ATGTATAAACAAATTTTGGTTCCAGTAGATTTAAACGATAAAGGCTTTGCTGATAAAGCGGTTGAAATGGCAGTTTGGCACGCAAAACACTCTAATGCTGAATTACATTTGCTTAACGTATTACCGGGGATCCATATGTCGATGGTATCGACCTATTTTCCTAAAGGTGCTGCGAAACAAATGAAAGAAGATGTATCAAAACAGTTAAATGAATTTGCGGCTAAATTTGTGGATGATGATGTGGTATACAGAGTGCATGTTGCCGAAGGGAAACCTTATGTCACTATTTTAGATTATGCTGAACGTTTAGGTGCCGATTTGATTGTGATGCCAAGCCATAAACGCTCTAAAATTGATAAAGTTATGCTGGGTTCTGTGGCGAGTAAAGTTGTCGAAAACTCACCAATTAACGTGATGGTTGTCAAACCTCAAGGTTAA
- the thiP gene encoding thiamine/thiamine pyrophosphate ABC transporter permease ThiP has translation MKTNPLNSIPYIGYMIATVIVIFVGGAIGALLIASPSINVSLIWSDPYYIHITKFSFYQATLSTLFSVVLAVPTAYALSRRSFLGRGLLLKLCATTLVLPVLVGVFGLLAIYGNSGLLAKVFAFFGGKLPFSIYGLNGILLAHVFFNYPFATRLFLQSLDSIPMEQHQLSAHLGLTGWNKFNVVAWPRVKQQFPHVAGLVFMLCFTSFATVMALGGGPKSTTIELAIYQAIKFDFDLQAGAILALWQMLLCAGLSLCIQRFSTSIAVDSATLGKPIIYQDSKRQKLWDKGWIILLTLFILPPLLMVVISGINSEVITVMTSSAFWSAFANSFIVAFCAALLAMVFGVLLLHTTRALRLNHQRFLADKLDLIGTMILVTPGLVISTGLFLLLRNITDVFSMAIWIVILVNALMALPYVIKTLAQPLLHMAQQYQLLCASLGLNGFTRFRLIEWRGLRKPMAHAFAFAFAIAFILSMGDLSAIALFGSQDFRTLPLYLFQLLGSYQMEAAAVVSLCLLLLSVGVFSTVEWLFSSKNLQRENV, from the coding sequence ATGAAAACGAATCCCTTAAATTCTATTCCCTATATCGGCTATATGATCGCTACTGTGATTGTTATTTTTGTTGGCGGAGCTATTGGTGCATTATTAATCGCGTCACCCAGTATCAATGTCAGTTTAATTTGGTCCGATCCTTATTATATTCATATAACCAAATTTAGTTTTTATCAAGCAACCCTGTCTACGTTGTTTAGTGTGGTACTTGCGGTTCCGACAGCATATGCACTATCTCGTCGCTCTTTTTTAGGACGCGGTCTGTTATTAAAGTTGTGTGCGACGACCTTGGTTTTACCTGTGTTAGTAGGGGTTTTTGGTTTACTTGCTATTTATGGAAACAGCGGTCTCTTAGCTAAGGTGTTTGCATTTTTTGGTGGTAAATTGCCGTTTTCTATTTATGGATTAAATGGCATTTTACTCGCGCATGTGTTCTTTAATTATCCTTTTGCAACTCGTTTGTTTTTACAATCATTAGACAGTATACCGATGGAGCAACATCAGCTTTCTGCTCATCTAGGATTGACTGGATGGAATAAATTTAACGTTGTTGCATGGCCAAGAGTAAAACAACAATTTCCGCATGTTGCAGGCTTGGTGTTCATGCTTTGCTTTACCAGTTTTGCAACCGTAATGGCATTAGGTGGAGGACCAAAATCAACCACGATTGAACTTGCTATTTACCAAGCCATTAAATTTGATTTTGATTTACAGGCCGGCGCTATTTTAGCGTTATGGCAAATGTTGTTATGCGCAGGATTATCGCTGTGTATTCAACGGTTTTCTACGTCGATTGCCGTTGACAGTGCAACGCTAGGTAAGCCCATTATCTATCAAGACTCAAAGAGACAAAAGTTGTGGGATAAAGGGTGGATCATATTACTTACTCTGTTTATTTTACCTCCATTACTCATGGTTGTTATTAGTGGGATAAATTCTGAAGTTATTACGGTGATGACCTCTAGTGCTTTTTGGTCAGCATTCGCTAATTCATTCATTGTTGCTTTCTGTGCGGCGCTATTAGCGATGGTTTTTGGGGTTTTATTGCTTCATACCACTCGAGCGTTAAGGCTTAATCATCAGCGTTTTTTGGCGGATAAATTAGATTTAATTGGTACGATGATTTTAGTTACCCCAGGATTGGTTATTAGCACGGGGTTGTTTTTGTTGCTTAGAAACATCACTGATGTATTTAGTATGGCTATTTGGATCGTCATTTTAGTCAATGCACTTATGGCGCTTCCATACGTCATAAAGACGCTTGCTCAACCTTTATTGCATATGGCACAGCAATATCAGTTATTGTGTGCGAGTTTAGGACTTAATGGTTTTACTCGTTTTCGCTTAATTGAATGGAGAGGGTTAAGAAAACCGATGGCTCATGCCTTTGCCTTTGCCTTTGCCATTGCTTTTATCTTATCAATGGGTGATTTAAGTGCGATAGCGCTTTTTGGTAGTCAGGATTTTAGGACATTGCCGCTATATTTATTTCAATTATTAGGCAGTTATCAAATGGAAGCGGCTGCGGTGGTTTCACTTTGTTTACTCTTATTAAGTGTGGGTGTGTTTAGTACGGTTGAATGGCTTTTTTCATCAAAGAATCTACAAAGAGAGAATGTGTAA
- the thiQ gene encoding thiamine ABC transporter ATP-binding protein — protein MLTFSNVKYRYHSEVFEFDMSVKQGEVVAILGPSGAGKSTLLSLLAGFINPELGDIVINGHSVLSLAPHQRPLSMLFQEHNLFAHLSIADNIGLGIKANLRLNDEEKERVIYAAQQVGVDELLLRLPEQLSGGQKQRVALARCLVHNKPVLLLDEPFSALDPMLREEMIVLIRTLIKTQQLTVLMVTHSLQDAKELASGYAFVCHHKILSYGKMSEIMTQDTPP, from the coding sequence ATGCTGACTTTTTCTAATGTAAAATATCGCTATCATTCTGAGGTTTTTGAGTTTGATATGTCAGTTAAACAAGGTGAAGTTGTTGCTATTCTTGGGCCTAGTGGTGCAGGGAAAAGTACACTGCTTAGCTTATTGGCTGGGTTCATTAATCCAGAATTGGGTGATATTGTCATTAACGGCCATTCTGTTCTTTCCCTTGCGCCTCATCAGCGCCCTTTGTCTATGTTATTTCAAGAGCATAATTTGTTTGCGCATTTATCGATAGCGGACAATATTGGATTGGGAATTAAAGCGAACCTTCGTCTCAATGATGAAGAAAAAGAACGCGTTATTTATGCAGCTCAACAGGTTGGTGTTGACGAACTATTACTGCGTTTACCTGAGCAACTTTCTGGAGGCCAAAAGCAGCGTGTCGCGTTAGCTCGTTGTTTGGTCCATAACAAACCTGTGTTGTTATTAGATGAGCCGTTTTCGGCACTTGATCCTATGTTACGAGAAGAGATGATTGTATTAATCAGAACCTTGATTAAAACTCAACAACTTACGGTATTAATGGTTACTCATAGCTTACAAGATGCGAAGGAATTAGCGTCAGGTTATGCCTTTGTTTGTCATCATAAAATACTCAGTTATGGCAAAATGTCAGAGATAATGACACAAGATACTCCCCCCTGA
- the fbp gene encoding class 1 fructose-bisphosphatase has product MSEIRTLGEFIVAKQHDFPHASGELSSLIGSIKLAAKIVNREINKAGLVDITGASGDENIQGEQQQKLDIYANDKFKAALENRDQVCGVASEEEDEAVAFNKELNKNAKYVVLMDPLDGSSNIDVNVSVGTIFSIYRRISPIGSPATEEDFLQPGNKQVAAGYIIYGSSTMLVYTTGNGVHGFTYDPSLGVFCLSHEDMKIPQDGNIYSINEGNYIRFPEGVKQYLKYCQEIKPAENRPYTSRYIGSLVADFHRNLLKGGIYLYPSTQAYPNGKLRLLYECNPMAMLIEEAGGKATSGEERILDITPTELHQRVPFFVGSINMVDKVQNFLDEWQD; this is encoded by the coding sequence ATGTCAGAAATAAGAACTTTAGGTGAGTTTATCGTCGCTAAACAGCACGATTTCCCTCATGCAAGTGGAGAGTTGTCATCATTGATCGGTTCCATTAAATTGGCAGCCAAAATAGTAAACCGAGAAATAAATAAAGCAGGGCTGGTTGATATTACAGGGGCTTCTGGTGATGAAAATATTCAAGGTGAACAACAACAAAAATTAGATATCTACGCCAATGATAAATTTAAAGCCGCATTAGAAAATCGAGACCAAGTGTGTGGTGTCGCAAGTGAAGAGGAAGATGAAGCGGTTGCGTTTAATAAAGAACTGAATAAAAACGCAAAGTATGTCGTGTTAATGGATCCATTGGATGGTTCTTCAAATATCGATGTTAATGTTTCTGTCGGTACTATTTTCTCCATTTATCGTCGTATTTCACCAATAGGCTCACCGGCAACCGAAGAAGATTTTCTACAGCCAGGAAATAAACAAGTGGCTGCTGGTTATATTATTTATGGTTCTTCTACCATGCTGGTTTATACCACAGGGAACGGCGTTCACGGCTTTACTTACGATCCATCTCTTGGTGTCTTCTGTTTATCTCATGAAGACATGAAAATTCCACAAGATGGTAATATATACTCCATTAATGAAGGGAATTACATACGTTTCCCTGAAGGAGTGAAGCAATATTTAAAATATTGCCAAGAAATAAAACCTGCAGAAAATCGCCCATATACATCACGTTATATCGGGTCTCTCGTTGCTGACTTCCATCGTAATCTACTAAAGGGAGGGATTTATCTGTACCCAAGTACTCAAGCTTACCCAAATGGAAAATTAAGATTACTTTATGAATGTAACCCAATGGCAATGTTAATTGAAGAGGCGGGAGGAAAAGCGACAAGTGGAGAAGAGCGGATCTTAGATATTACTCCGACCGAATTGCATCAACGTGTACCTTTCTTTGTTGGTTCAATCAATATGGTCGATAAAGTACAAAATTTTCTTGATGAATGGCAAGATTAA
- the thiB gene encoding thiamine ABC transporter substrate binding subunit, which produces MKTRYISPLLKTLPIALAVSSLSSFSASASETLTVYTYDSFAADWGPGPTIKAAFEKQCGCNLDLVALDDGVSILNRLRLEGSNSKADIVLGLDNNLMAEAKVTGLLAEHNVNTDSVTIPNGWNDKTFVPYDYGYFAFVYNKEKVKNPPKSLKELVEQRDDLTVIYQDPRTSTPGQGLLLWMKSVYGDDVAQAWKQLAKKTVTVTKGWSEAYSMFLEGESDLVLSYTTSPAYHSLAEKDDRFAAANFSEGHYMQVEVAAKVKNTQHNALTDEFLAFILSKEFQSAMPTGNWMYPVTNITLPKGFEDLKVPTKALSFSSAEIAKQRKLWIREWQHALIF; this is translated from the coding sequence ATGAAAACACGTTATATATCCCCTCTACTTAAAACACTACCTATCGCTTTAGCTGTTAGTTCTCTCTCTTCTTTTTCTGCTTCTGCTTCTGAAACGCTAACAGTCTATACTTATGATTCTTTTGCTGCTGATTGGGGCCCTGGTCCAACAATTAAAGCGGCTTTTGAAAAACAGTGTGGCTGCAATCTTGATCTTGTCGCTTTGGATGATGGCGTTTCTATTTTGAATCGTCTTCGTTTAGAAGGCAGTAATTCAAAAGCGGACATTGTTTTAGGGCTCGATAATAATTTAATGGCAGAGGCGAAAGTAACGGGTTTACTGGCTGAACATAATGTAAATACGGACTCAGTGACAATACCTAATGGTTGGAATGATAAGACCTTTGTTCCTTATGATTATGGTTATTTTGCTTTCGTATATAACAAAGAAAAAGTAAAGAACCCACCTAAGAGTCTAAAAGAATTAGTAGAACAACGAGATGATTTAACCGTTATTTATCAAGATCCAAGAACCTCTACACCGGGCCAAGGTTTATTGTTATGGATGAAATCGGTGTATGGAGATGATGTTGCTCAAGCATGGAAACAACTTGCAAAGAAAACCGTCACCGTCACGAAAGGCTGGTCAGAAGCTTACAGTATGTTTTTAGAGGGTGAATCTGATCTTGTTTTGTCTTATACGACGTCTCCAGCATACCATTCACTTGCTGAAAAAGACGATCGATTTGCAGCGGCTAATTTTTCAGAAGGTCATTACATGCAAGTGGAAGTGGCGGCGAAAGTAAAAAATACGCAACATAATGCGTTAACTGATGAGTTCTTAGCTTTTATTCTTAGTAAGGAATTTCAATCAGCGATGCCAACGGGAAATTGGATGTATCCAGTGACTAATATTACGTTACCTAAAGGGTTTGAAGACCTTAAGGTTCCGACTAAAGCGTTGTCATTTAGTTCTGCGGAGATTGCGAAACAAAGAAAGTTGTGGATTCGCGAATGGCAACACGCATTAATCTTTTAA
- the rapA gene encoding RNA polymerase-associated protein RapA: protein MSFALGQRWISDTESDLGLGTVVAVDDRTVSVLFAASEENRLYAKHDAPITRVTFNKGDTIESHEGWSLEVEDVIEDGGLLTYIGTRTDTDEVNVVLRETLLSHQIRFNKPQDKLFAGQIDRMDRFALRFRALQNQYEQHKNPMRGLCGMRAGLIPHQLFIAHEVGRRYAPRVLLADEVGLGKTIEAGMIIHQQVLSGRAERVLIVVPETLQHQWLVEMMRRFNLHFSIFDEERCIESYADSENPFDTAQLVLCSLDFIRRSKRRFEQVVEADWDLLVVDEAHHLEWNQTKPSRAYQVIEAIAEETAGVLLLTATPEQLGHESHFARLRLLDPDRFYDYDAFVEEERQYQPVADAVTALMSGDKLSNDAKNRIAELLSEQDVEPLFRIIESDGSEEQQSQVRQELVDNLMDRHGTGRVLFRNTRAAIKGFPQRNLNLMPMALPPQYATSMRVATMMGGRMSNEARAMKMLYPEEIFQEFEGDSATWWQFDPRVNWLLELLKENRNEKVLIIASRASTALQLEQALREREGIRGTVFHEGMSIIERDKAAAYFAQEEGGAQVLICSEIGSEGRNFQFANQLVMFDLPFNPDLLEQRIGRLDRIGQKRDIDIHVPYLQGTSQELLARWFDEGLNAFGETCPTGRAVYEKFSDTIIAILATGKSDGLEPLIEESAALNKELKAQLEQGRDRLLEVHSNGGNKAKELAEKIAATDGDIHLVNFALNLFDTIGLNQDDKGENAIVVTPAENMLVSSYPGLPYEGCTITFDRKTALSREDMNLISWEHPMIQGGIDLVLTEGVGATAVSLLKNKALPAGTLLLELIYVVDAQAPKKSGIGRFLPKTPIRLMMDSKGNDLSAQVEFESFNRQLSPVNRHMASKLVNSVQKEIHALIDTAEVSIEDRIEAVRVDANAEMKTALNGELDRLQALKAVNPNIRDEELTQIETQMSELSAYIGKAQVQLDSLRLIVVSHN, encoded by the coding sequence ATGTCATTTGCTTTGGGCCAACGTTGGATTAGTGATACAGAAAGTGATTTGGGTTTAGGAACAGTGGTTGCTGTTGACGATAGAACCGTCTCTGTCCTTTTTGCCGCATCAGAAGAAAATCGTTTATACGCAAAACATGATGCACCTATTACTCGAGTGACGTTCAATAAGGGCGATACAATTGAAAGTCACGAAGGTTGGTCACTTGAAGTCGAAGATGTTATTGAAGACGGTGGACTATTAACGTACATCGGAACTCGTACAGATACGGATGAAGTGAACGTTGTTCTTCGTGAAACGTTATTAAGTCATCAGATCCGTTTTAATAAACCTCAAGATAAGTTATTTGCAGGCCAAATTGATCGTATGGATCGCTTTGCATTGCGTTTTCGTGCACTTCAAAACCAGTATGAGCAACATAAAAACCCAATGCGTGGTTTATGTGGTATGCGTGCAGGTTTGATCCCACATCAGTTATTCATTGCTCATGAAGTAGGGCGTCGTTATGCCCCTCGTGTTTTATTGGCAGATGAAGTCGGTTTAGGTAAAACGATTGAAGCGGGTATGATTATTCATCAGCAAGTGCTTTCTGGTCGTGCTGAGCGTGTATTGATTGTTGTTCCTGAAACACTACAACATCAATGGCTTGTTGAAATGATGCGTCGTTTTAATCTTCATTTTTCTATTTTTGATGAAGAGCGTTGTATTGAGTCGTATGCGGATTCTGAAAATCCATTCGATACCGCGCAATTAGTGTTGTGTTCATTGGATTTTATTCGCAGAAGTAAGCGTCGTTTTGAGCAAGTGGTTGAAGCCGATTGGGATCTTCTTGTTGTTGATGAAGCGCATCACCTTGAATGGAACCAAACAAAACCAAGCCGTGCATATCAAGTTATTGAAGCGATTGCAGAAGAAACGGCGGGTGTTTTGCTGCTAACGGCAACACCTGAACAATTAGGTCACGAAAGTCACTTTGCTCGTCTGCGTCTATTAGATCCAGATCGTTTCTATGATTACGATGCGTTTGTTGAAGAAGAGCGCCAATATCAGCCAGTTGCTGATGCGGTTACCGCGTTGATGAGTGGCGATAAATTATCAAACGACGCGAAGAATCGTATTGCTGAATTGCTTTCAGAGCAAGACGTAGAGCCATTGTTTAGAATTATTGAATCTGATGGTTCTGAAGAACAGCAAAGCCAAGTACGTCAAGAATTAGTCGATAACTTAATGGACCGTCATGGTACTGGTCGTGTGCTATTCCGTAATACACGTGCGGCAATTAAAGGGTTCCCACAACGTAATCTCAATTTAATGCCAATGGCGTTACCACCACAATACGCAACCTCTATGCGTGTAGCGACAATGATGGGTGGTCGCATGAGTAATGAAGCTCGTGCAATGAAAATGTTGTATCCAGAAGAGATCTTCCAAGAATTTGAAGGCGATAGTGCAACGTGGTGGCAGTTTGATCCTCGCGTTAACTGGTTACTTGAATTGCTGAAAGAAAACCGTAACGAGAAAGTATTAATCATCGCTTCTCGAGCTTCAACGGCGTTGCAACTAGAGCAAGCGTTACGTGAACGTGAGGGTATTCGTGGTACTGTTTTCCATGAAGGGATGTCGATTATTGAGCGAGATAAAGCCGCTGCTTACTTTGCACAAGAAGAAGGTGGCGCTCAGGTTCTTATCTGTTCTGAAATTGGTTCAGAAGGACGTAACTTCCAGTTTGCTAATCAATTAGTGATGTTTGATTTACCTTTCAATCCTGACTTACTTGAGCAACGTATTGGTCGTTTGGATCGTATTGGTCAAAAGCGTGATATTGATATTCATGTTCCTTATTTGCAAGGTACATCTCAAGAATTATTAGCGCGTTGGTTTGACGAAGGGTTGAATGCTTTTGGTGAAACGTGCCCAACAGGTCGCGCTGTGTACGAAAAATTCTCTGATACGATCATTGCGATTTTGGCTACGGGTAAATCAGATGGATTAGAGCCACTGATCGAAGAATCCGCGGCACTAAACAAAGAATTAAAAGCGCAGTTAGAGCAAGGTCGAGATCGTTTGTTAGAAGTGCATTCAAACGGTGGCAATAAAGCGAAAGAACTTGCAGAGAAAATTGCTGCGACAGACGGTGACATACATCTGGTTAATTTTGCTTTGAACCTGTTCGATACGATTGGTTTGAATCAAGACGACAAAGGTGAAAACGCCATTGTTGTTACGCCAGCTGAAAATATGTTGGTATCAAGTTACCCCGGTCTTCCTTATGAAGGTTGTACGATTACGTTTGATCGTAAAACGGCTCTTTCTCGTGAAGACATGAACTTGATCAGCTGGGAACACCCAATGATCCAAGGGGGAATTGATTTAGTTCTGACTGAAGGCGTAGGTGCAACTGCAGTGTCTTTATTGAAAAATAAAGCCTTACCAGCGGGTACTCTATTGCTTGAATTGATTTATGTGGTAGATGCACAAGCGCCTAAGAAAAGTGGCATAGGACGATTCTTACCGAAGACGCCTATTCGTTTGATGATGGACAGTAAAGGTAATGATCTTTCTGCTCAAGTTGAATTTGAAAGCTTCAACCGTCAGCTAAGTCCTGTTAATCGTCATATGGCGAGTAAATTAGTGAATTCAGTGCAAAAAGAAATTCATGCATTGATTGATACGGCAGAAGTTAGCATTGAAGACCGAATTGAAGCCGTTCGTGTTGATGCGAATGCTGAGATGAAAACGGCGTTAAATGGGGAATTAGATCGTTTACAAGCATTAAAGGCCGTAAATCCAAACATACGAGATGAAGAGTTAACTCAGATCGAAACTCAAATGAGTGAACTTTCTGCGTATATTGGAAAAGCACAGGTACAGCTTGATTCATTGCGTTTGATTGTTGTGAGCCATAACTAA
- a CDS encoding pseudouridine synthase, translating to MAMLEYNPPMEPLDIVYQDEAILAVNKPAGLLSNPGRAPEHYDSVWSRVVAEFPDAQLVHRLDMSTSGLMIFALYKEAERHIKKQFQYRLTHKVYYARVWGNVEKVEGQIDLPLICDWPNRPRQKVCYEHGKSSQTGYEVIQVEEKTTLVRLLPITGRSHQLRVHMMEEGHEIVGDEFYASKEALAFSDRLQLHSAELSFYHPETDKFISLFAPCAFYPEAQAGVLDAMDIAPVRPDYKTLPKQ from the coding sequence ATGGCAATGCTTGAGTATAATCCACCAATGGAACCGCTTGATATTGTCTATCAAGATGAAGCGATTCTTGCGGTGAATAAACCGGCGGGGTTACTGTCTAACCCTGGCCGAGCACCGGAGCACTATGACAGTGTTTGGTCGCGTGTTGTTGCTGAGTTTCCTGATGCTCAACTTGTACATCGTTTGGATATGTCGACATCGGGGCTAATGATATTTGCGCTTTATAAAGAAGCAGAAAGACACATTAAAAAGCAGTTTCAATATCGGTTAACTCATAAAGTGTATTATGCACGAGTATGGGGGAATGTTGAGAAGGTTGAAGGGCAGATTGATTTACCCTTGATTTGTGATTGGCCAAATCGACCACGACAGAAAGTCTGCTATGAACACGGAAAATCGTCACAAACGGGTTATGAAGTGATTCAAGTTGAAGAGAAAACGACATTGGTTCGTTTACTTCCTATTACAGGACGCTCTCATCAACTACGAGTGCATATGATGGAAGAAGGGCATGAGATTGTTGGCGATGAGTTTTACGCGTCTAAAGAGGCTCTAGCGTTCTCTGACCGATTACAATTACACTCTGCCGAGCTGAGTTTTTATCATCCAGAAACCGATAAATTCATCAGTTTATTTGCTCCTTGTGCGTTTTATCCAGAAGCACAAGCCGGTGTTCTAGATGCCATGGATATTGCTCCAGTAAGACCGGATTACAAAACACTGCCTAAGCAATAG
- a CDS encoding flavin prenyltransferase UbiX: MYKKQKTITLAMTGASGAPYGLRLLECLLAADYQVYFLISSAARVVMVTEHNLKLPSGPDAMKAVLVEHLGCDADKLIVCGKEDWFSPVASGSAAPKQMVVCPCSAGSVASIAHGISDNLIERAADVVLKERGQLIMVVRETPFSTLHLENMLKLSQMGTTIMPAAPGFYHQPKSIEDLIDFMVARILDHLGVEQGLVPRWGYDQRQKS, translated from the coding sequence ATGTATAAAAAACAGAAAACAATCACCTTAGCAATGACTGGTGCCTCTGGTGCCCCTTATGGATTACGTCTATTGGAGTGTTTGTTGGCTGCTGATTATCAAGTTTATTTTCTTATCTCATCTGCAGCAAGAGTTGTGATGGTAACCGAGCATAATTTAAAATTACCAAGTGGTCCTGATGCAATGAAAGCGGTCTTAGTTGAACACTTAGGTTGTGATGCCGATAAGTTAATTGTGTGCGGTAAAGAAGATTGGTTTTCTCCAGTGGCTTCTGGGTCGGCGGCACCAAAACAAATGGTGGTATGCCCATGCTCTGCAGGGAGCGTCGCTTCTATTGCTCATGGTATTTCAGATAATTTGATTGAACGGGCTGCTGATGTGGTATTAAAAGAGCGCGGTCAGTTAATTATGGTGGTTAGAGAAACGCCATTTTCTACATTGCATTTAGAAAACATGTTGAAGCTATCTCAAATGGGGACAACGATAATGCCTGCTGCTCCTGGATTTTATCATCAACCGAAATCGATTGAAGATTTAATCGATTTTATGGTCGCTCGTATATTGGATCATCTAGGTGTAGAGCAAGGGCTTGTTCCTCGATGGGGTTATGATCAGCGTCAGAAGAGTTAA